In Bosea vestrisii, the following are encoded in one genomic region:
- a CDS encoding Maf-like protein translates to MNLFSSQKPPGWRPKLVLASASPRRLALLEQAGLKPDALLPSDLDESPLKSERPRDLARRLARAKAEAGLAGLKGRPDLEGAYILAADTVVAVGRRILPKAEIVDEAAACLRLLSGRAHRVYTGVALATPSGTIRERIVETRLRFKRLSNDDIENYLASGEWRGKAGAYAIQGIAGSFVVKLVGSYTGVVGLPLYETVNLLGGEGFPIRLGWLNVG, encoded by the coding sequence TTGAATCTCTTCAGCTCCCAGAAACCGCCGGGCTGGCGGCCGAAGCTGGTCCTGGCCTCGGCCTCGCCGCGCCGGCTGGCTCTGCTCGAACAGGCCGGCCTCAAGCCCGACGCGCTGCTGCCGTCGGATCTCGACGAGAGCCCGCTCAAGAGCGAGCGCCCGCGCGATCTCGCCCGCCGGCTCGCCCGCGCCAAGGCTGAGGCCGGGCTCGCGGGGCTCAAGGGCCGGCCCGATCTCGAGGGCGCCTACATCCTTGCCGCCGACACCGTCGTCGCGGTCGGTCGGCGCATCCTGCCCAAGGCCGAGATCGTCGACGAGGCGGCCGCGTGCCTGCGCCTGCTCTCCGGCCGGGCCCACCGGGTCTATACCGGCGTCGCGCTGGCGACGCCGTCGGGCACGATCCGCGAACGCATCGTCGAGACGCGCCTGCGCTTCAAGCGGCTCTCCAACGACGACATCGAGAACTACCTCGCCTCGGGCGAATGGCGCGGCAAGGCCGGCGCCTATGCGATCCAGGGCATCGCCGGCTCCTTCGTCGTCAAGCTCGTCGGCTCCTACACCGGCGTCGTCGGCCTGCCGCTCTACGAGACGGTCAACCTGCTCGGCGGCGAGGGCTTCCCGATCCGCCTGGGCTGGCTGAATGTCGGCTGA
- a CDS encoding CDP-alcohol phosphatidyltransferase family protein codes for MSDLFPPFEPERVESKRARFKAIPFRLIAPNVVTLIALCLGLTAMRLAVDGKFESATVCILVAGLLDGIDGRLARLLKGTSRFGAELDSLSDFVCFGVATGFVLWTFVLHDLRSFGWIIVLTLACAMALRLARFNVMIDDPNRPEWQKNFFVGMPAPAGAITAMLPFYLEFVGVPVREYGAPFVGLYILFIAFLTISRIPCYAGKTLGTRVPRDQVLPIFVAVVVIAGLLFAYPFEMLALVVAAYLALIPLSVARYRKLEREYDATAALPTVAEPVLETGSEPKA; via the coding sequence CCTCTTTCCCCCTTTCGAGCCTGAGCGCGTCGAATCGAAGCGCGCCCGCTTCAAGGCGATCCCGTTCCGGCTGATCGCGCCCAATGTCGTGACACTGATCGCCCTCTGCCTCGGCCTGACCGCGATGCGGCTCGCGGTCGACGGCAAATTCGAATCGGCGACGGTCTGCATCCTCGTCGCGGGCCTGCTCGATGGCATCGACGGGCGCCTCGCGCGCTTGCTCAAGGGCACCTCGCGTTTCGGTGCCGAGCTCGATTCGCTCTCGGATTTCGTCTGCTTCGGCGTCGCCACCGGTTTCGTGCTCTGGACCTTCGTCCTGCACGATCTGCGCTCGTTCGGCTGGATCATCGTGTTGACGCTGGCCTGCGCCATGGCGCTCAGGCTGGCGCGCTTCAACGTGATGATCGACGATCCGAACCGGCCCGAATGGCAGAAGAACTTCTTCGTCGGCATGCCGGCGCCGGCCGGCGCGATCACCGCCATGCTGCCGTTCTACCTGGAGTTCGTCGGCGTGCCGGTGCGGGAGTATGGCGCCCCCTTCGTCGGGCTCTACATCCTGTTCATCGCCTTCCTGACGATCTCGCGCATCCCCTGCTATGCCGGCAAGACGCTCGGCACCCGCGTTCCGCGCGACCAGGTGCTGCCGATCTTCGTCGCGGTCGTCGTCATCGCCGGCCTGCTCTTCGCCTACCCGTTCGAGATGCTGGCGCTGGTCGTCGCGGCCTATCTCGCGCTGATCCCGCTCAGCGTCGCGCGCTACCGCAAGCTGGAGCGCGAGTACGACGCCACGGCCGCGCTGCCGACGGTCGCCGAGCCGGTGCTTGAGACGGGCTCCGAACCGAAGGCTTAA